A region of Bacteroidia bacterium DNA encodes the following proteins:
- a CDS encoding GAF domain-containing protein, giving the protein MWNFESLWKSLTPQKTTGNSDLYGINVDTLTATNGWQPIRYIRPELSLDDLTSEFVLSANAVSGALYQRQNDDLYSLSGRFSALTEQPEEISGKDGLVGGAIQSKRLFVYNELPENSYTIEAGAITLPIQAMVILPAIFDDEVVGFIQLFSLKTIDEKTQKWLTTQSGILGLILQVRTGLNTGGALSPQIAEQFETFKQKIQAIDTTFASISLHPDGTIVEANTIFCNLLGTDILHLKGKKITYFLADVDEELQNFNFLWENLSQQPISGVHLAFSRKNKELTWLLAQITPIQNESGNITSIQILGTDFTETITAIQSYQEMEALFKATEEQSITNIELLEGAVSEMEKQREALSNALLLGQIGPWELDIANQVLILSLEYAHLMGMEEAIEIPINQYINEWVHPEDTPILNEALQNILSQGSEADLASFIYRLRRVDGEYIYVNTRLQAYDAESQKLTGTTQDIDTICKVEIELEERNRRIEKHNQILLSLTQKDLVSIPLAETLAKLTEAAVDTLETDRSSVWFYDDAQTKISLLDLFDKDVQGHSQGMDLFAKDFPKYFEALKEERVISAEDAHIDPATAEFSEVYLTPLGINAMLDAPIRYRGKTVGVLCNEHKANSRQWTPDEVNFATSIADFISLALEADVRRQKEQEIRNLNENLEKIVEERTQELRLAQNKLIISEKMASLGQLVAGVAHEVNTPIAAIKASVRNMIRILPEIIIEAPIILSEMDDATKKVFLEMIEQALNNEPIQSTRDRRTLQREIVRTLEEEGVDNANTIASNLTEVRIYKNVENILPLLLNKDATRLIDNAYKLGQMKVNMDNISIAADKTSKIVFALKNYSHVSQEDTATPMQLAESIDNILTLYSNQTKYGVTINRNYSKCPSVLVYPDEIGQVWTNIIHNALYAMKYNGTLSIGIESDTENVIVKISDTGPGIPEDIQHRIFEPFFTTKPQGEGTGLGLDICRKIVEKHNGTVSLQSEPGNTTFTITLPQSNN; this is encoded by the coding sequence ATGTGGAATTTTGAAAGTCTATGGAAATCTCTTACGCCGCAAAAGACTACCGGTAATAGTGATTTGTATGGAATAAATGTGGATACGCTAACCGCTACAAATGGCTGGCAACCAATACGCTATATTCGTCCGGAATTATCCCTTGATGATTTGACTTCAGAATTTGTGCTCTCTGCAAATGCTGTTAGTGGAGCATTATATCAAAGACAAAATGATGATTTATATTCCCTTTCGGGTAGATTTTCAGCATTAACAGAGCAGCCGGAAGAGATTTCCGGCAAAGACGGCTTAGTTGGGGGGGCTATTCAAAGTAAACGATTATTCGTTTACAATGAACTGCCGGAAAATAGCTATACCATCGAAGCAGGGGCAATTACCCTACCTATTCAAGCTATGGTGATTTTACCCGCAATTTTTGACGACGAAGTAGTCGGATTTATACAACTATTTAGTTTAAAAACAATTGATGAAAAAACCCAAAAATGGCTAACAACCCAATCAGGGATTTTAGGCTTAATATTACAAGTCAGAACCGGCTTAAATACCGGCGGGGCGCTGTCTCCGCAAATAGCAGAGCAGTTTGAAACTTTTAAACAAAAAATACAAGCCATAGACACAACCTTTGCCTCTATATCATTGCATCCAGACGGCACAATAGTAGAGGCTAACACCATATTCTGCAACCTGTTAGGAACAGATATACTACATCTAAAAGGAAAAAAAATAACCTATTTTTTAGCAGATGTTGATGAGGAACTACAAAACTTCAACTTTCTTTGGGAAAATCTCTCTCAGCAGCCTATCAGCGGAGTACACTTGGCATTTTCCCGAAAAAATAAAGAACTAACTTGGCTGCTTGCTCAAATTACACCCATTCAAAATGAATCGGGAAATATTACGAGTATTCAAATCTTAGGAACAGATTTTACTGAAACCATAACGGCTATCCAATCCTATCAGGAAATGGAAGCATTGTTTAAAGCTACCGAAGAGCAAAGTATAACGAACATCGAACTGTTAGAAGGAGCTGTATCGGAAATGGAAAAACAGCGAGAAGCCCTCTCTAATGCACTATTACTTGGGCAAATTGGCCCTTGGGAACTTGATATAGCCAATCAAGTACTGATACTAAGCTTAGAGTATGCCCATCTTATGGGTATGGAAGAAGCCATAGAAATCCCTATTAACCAATACATAAATGAATGGGTACATCCGGAAGATACCCCAATTCTGAATGAGGCGTTACAAAATATATTATCTCAAGGCTCTGAAGCAGATTTAGCCTCATTTATTTACAGACTGCGCCGTGTAGATGGTGAATATATTTACGTCAATACCCGCTTACAAGCCTATGATGCAGAATCCCAAAAACTAACAGGCACAACCCAAGATATTGATACTATTTGTAAGGTTGAAATTGAATTAGAAGAAAGAAACAGACGTATTGAAAAGCACAATCAGATTCTACTTTCTCTAACCCAAAAAGACTTAGTATCTATTCCTCTTGCTGAAACATTAGCTAAACTAACCGAAGCTGCTGTGGATACATTGGAAACAGACCGTTCGAGTGTTTGGTTTTACGATGATGCACAAACCAAAATATCATTATTGGATTTATTTGATAAAGATGTTCAAGGGCATTCGCAAGGGATGGATTTGTTTGCAAAAGATTTCCCCAAATATTTTGAAGCACTTAAAGAAGAGCGCGTTATATCCGCTGAAGATGCCCATATAGATCCAGCTACAGCAGAGTTTTCCGAAGTCTATCTAACTCCTTTGGGTATTAACGCAATGTTAGATGCCCCAATTCGATATAGAGGTAAAACCGTGGGGGTGCTTTGTAATGAACATAAAGCTAATTCACGCCAATGGACCCCGGACGAAGTAAACTTCGCTACTTCTATTGCTGATTTTATTTCCTTAGCATTGGAAGCCGATGTTCGCCGCCAAAAAGAACAAGAAATCCGAAACCTAAACGAAAACCTTGAAAAAATAGTTGAAGAACGAACCCAAGAACTTCGTTTAGCTCAAAACAAACTGATTATCAGTGAAAAAATGGCATCACTGGGGCAATTGGTAGCCGGTGTAGCCCACGAAGTAAACACCCCCATTGCGGCTATTAAAGCCTCTGTCAGAAATATGATCCGAATTTTACCCGAAATTATCATCGAAGCACCGATTATTTTAAGTGAAATGGATGACGCTACCAAAAAAGTTTTCTTAGAAATGATAGAGCAAGCACTTAATAATGAACCCATTCAAAGTACCCGTGACCGCAGAACACTACAACGAGAAATTGTTCGCACTCTCGAAGAAGAAGGAGTGGATAATGCCAATACTATCGCCTCAAATTTAACCGAAGTTCGTATTTACAAAAACGTAGAAAATATTTTACCACTTTTGTTAAATAAAGATGCAACCCGCTTAATAGATAATGCGTATAAACTTGGCCAAATGAAAGTGAATATGGATAATATCTCCATCGCTGCTGATAAAACTTCTAAAATCGTTTTTGCCCTCAAAAACTACTCCCACGTTAGCCAAGAAGATACAGCTACTCCTATGCAACTCGCTGAAAGTATTGATAATATCTTAACATTATACAGTAACCAAACAAAATACGGCGTAACAATAAATAGAAACTACAGCAAATGCCCTTCCGTGTTGGTTTATCCAGATGAAATTGGGCAAGTATGGACAAACATTATTCACAATGCTCTATATGCTATGAAGTATAACGGAACACTATCTATTGGTATTGAATCAGATACAGAAAAT